The genomic stretch GGGGTTCAACGTCCTCGGGCGTGGCGCTGCGCCACGACGCCGCCTCACCGTAAACGCCATGCGCATGAAACGCGTTGATGCGCACCGGAACATTCCCAAGCCCGTGGATAAAGGTCGTTAGCGGTTTGAGGTGTTCCAGATAATCACACTGCTCCGGAATCACCAGCAGGCGGAGCTCCGTCAAACGGTGACGATCTGCCAGCCAGCGAATGCTCTGCTTGATCTGCGGGTTTTCGCGCCCGGTCAGGAAGCGGTGATGCGCGTTCCCCCACGCCTTCAGATCCAGCATCGCGCCATCCAGTACCGGCAGCAGCTTTTGCCAGCCGGTTTCGCTTAACAGACCGTTGCTGTCTACCAGGCAGGTGAGGTGGCGCAGGGCGGGATCGGCTTTGATCGCGGTGAACAGGGCAATCAAAAACGGCAATTGCGTTGTGGCTTCACCGCCGCTCACGGTGATCCCTTCGATAAACGGGGCGGATTTGCGGACCTGGGTGAGGATCTCTTCCACGCTGAAGCGGTGCGCCATAGGCGTTGCCTGCTGCTGGCACAATTGCAGACAGGTGTCGCACTGCTGGCAGTCACTCTCCTGCCACCAGACGCGTCCGGCCTGAATAGTCAGCGCGTCGTGCGGGCAGTGGGGCACGCAGTCCCCGCAGTCGTTGCAGCGGCCGATCGTCCACGGGTTGTGGCAGGTTTTACAGCGCAGGTTGCAGCCCTGCAGAAACAGGGCCAGGCGGCTGCCCGGCCCGTCCACGCAGGAAAAAGGAATAACCTGACTAACTAAAGCGCATCTGCTGTTCATGGCTTATCACGCGCGGCTGACGTTCCAGAATACGGGTATTGCGTGCGGCCTCTTCGCCCAGCCACGTGGTATTGGTGCGCGATCCGGCTTCCCGGTATTTCTCCAGATCCGATAGTCGCACCATATAACCGGTCACGCGGACCAGATCGTTACCCGCTACGTTGGCGGTAAATTCACGCATACCCGCCCTGAACGCGCCCAGGCAAAGCTGAACTACCGCCTGCGGGTTACGTTTTACCGTCTCATCCAGCGTCAGGATATCGCTTATCCCGGAAGAGTAGTGTTTGTGGTGAGGAGCTACCGCCAGCAAATGGCTGATGGGATCCGGCTCGTCGCCGTAGGGCAGACGCGCGCCCGGCGTGGTGCCCGAGTCGGAACTGATCCCCGACTGCGCATGGAGCATCGCGCGCTGCTTCCAGCCGTACTTTACCGGCGTGTTTTCGACAAACGCCGCAAGCTGTTCGCTGATGCGATAGCCCAGCGCGTTGGCCTGTGCATCCTTTCCGTAGCGTCCCGCTATTCCTGCTTTCTCACAGAGCGCGTTTACCGCTTCCGCCAGGCCGTACATGCCAAACATGGGCACAAACCGATCCGCATCAATCAGCCCCTCTTTTACCAGGAAGCTATTCTCAAAGAAGCCAGATTGCTCGTACAGGAAACCGCAGCGCGCATCGATGATGGCCATTTGCTGCTGGCAGTAGTGCGGGAGCGTGCGGGTGAAGAAGTCGTCAATGGATGCGCTGCGTTCAGCAATGGCTTTGAGGTTAAGGCGCACCAGGGTGCTGCCGCCGCCTGCAAGCGGCAGAGAGTTGTAACAGCTCACCACGCCGTAACGGCCTTTTGTGAAAATTTTATCATTCACTGGGCCATTAGAAATATGCGGTTTGCTGCATTCGCATATGTTTTTTGCCACCTCAAGCAGCAGGTCGTCCGGGGTGATCTCGGGATCGTAGATAAAGGTCAGGTTCGGTGCAACCTGCTTCAGCTCTGCATCGGCACGCAGAATGGCACGGGTAATGGGGCCGTCAGCAGGCCCGATGTTTGCGTGCATAAACGCATCCGGCAGCGTACGGTCGAGATAGCGCCAGAAACGTTTTACTCGGCTATCGATCTCTTCTTGTGTTAGAATTCTAACATATGGAGTTAATATCGCATCAAGCTGACCGAGATAGACCGGCATCGATGTGACGGAAGGAACATGATGGTAGAGGATGGTTAACAGCGAGAGGGCGTCGTCGAGATCTTTCGCGCCTTCCAGCTCCAGCCACGCTGAACCGTTAGCGAGAAATTTTGCGTAATCCGGCAGAACGTAACGGGGTTTGTAAGGCGCATGGCCTTCGAACATGTCGCAGATAAAACCTTCGTCCAGTGCGGCTCGTGCAGCCTCAGAAGGTGCCGGATAAGGCAGGTTGTTCTCCGCTTCCAGCGCCAGAAAATGACGTTTTTGTTCCGGGGTTAACGCCGGGCTTGTCACAATCTGCTGGCAACGTTGCTGCAGGGCGTCGGGGCTGGAGTGAGGCATATTCGCTTCCTTGAGTGTTCTGCGGATGATGACCGGATTGTAGAAAGCCAGCCTGTCGTGGCTTTTGATCCGACAGGGGGTATCGCTGCTTTAGTCGGCAATTTACGCGCTAAAGTTTGAAGAAGATCTCATTACAGTAATGCAAATTTGTACGCAGTTTTCATTAACTGTGATGAATGTCGAAGTGTGGATGCGGGTGAATGTTAGAATACTCACAGACCCGCAAGGTAAAATTTATACGGCACTGCCGTTGGAGAATGTTATGACCGATTTAACTGCAAGCAGCCTGCGCGCGTTGAAACTGATGGACCTGACCACCCTGAACGATGACGACACCAATGAGAAAGTCATCGCCCTGTGCCATCAGGCGAAAACGCCGGTGGGTAATACCGCAGCCGTTTGTATCTACCCGCGCTTTATCCCTATTGCCCGTAAGTCGCTGAAAGAGCAGGGTACGCCGGACGTGCGCATTGCAACCGTAACTAATTTCCCGCACGGCAACGACGATATCGAGATCGCGCTGGCTGAAACCCGCGCGGCGATTGCTTACGGCGCAGACGAAGTTGACGTGGTATTCCCGTACCGCGCGCTGATCGCCGGCAACGAGCAGGTCGGTTTTGACCTGGTGAAAGCCTGTAAAGACGCGTGTGCGGCGGCAAACGTGCTGCTGAAAGTGATCATCGAAACCGGCGAGCTGAAAGAAGAAGCGCTGATTCGTAAAGCATCTGAAATCTCCATCAAAGCCGGTGCGGATTTCATTAAAACCTCTACCGGTAAAGTGCCGGTGAATGCGACCCCGGAAAGCGCGCGCATCATGATGGAAGTGATCCGCGACATGGGCGTATCCAAAACCGTTGGTTTCAAACCCGCGGGCGGCGTGCGTACCGCCGAAGACGCGCAGCAGTTCCTGGCGATTGCCGATGAGCTGTTTGGCGCCGACTGGGCGGACTCCCGTCACTACCGCTTCGGCGCGTCCAGCCTGCTGGCTAGCCTGCTGAAAGCGCTGGGTCACGGCGACGGTAAGAGCGCAAGCAGCTACTAAGATTTGAATTGCCGGGTGAGCGTAGCGACCCCGGCCTACTTCGGGAGGTTACCGTGTTTCTCGCACAAGAAATTATTCGTAAAAAACGTGATGGTCATGCATTAAGCGACGAAGAGATCCGCTTCTTTATCAACGGCATTCGTGATAACACCGTCTCTGAAGGGCAGATTGCGGCTCTGGCGATGACCATTTTCTTCCACGATATGTCGATGCCTGAGCGCGTGTCGCTGACCATGGCGATGCGAGATTCAGGAACCGTTCTGGACTGGAAAAGCCTTAACCTTAACGGCCCGATTGTGGATAAACACTCCACCGGCGGCGTGGGCGATGTGACGTCTCTGATGCTCGGCCCGATGGTGGCAGCCTGCGGCGGTTATATCCCGATGATCTCCGGGCGCGGCCTGGGCCACACCGGCGGTACGCTCGACAAACTGGAAGCCATTCCGGGCTTCGATATCTTCCCGGACGACAACCGCTTCCGCGACATTATTAAAGACGTTGGTGTGGCGATTATCGGCCAGACCAGCTCTCTTGCTCCGGCAGACAAGCGTTTCTACGCGACCCGCGACATCACCGCAACCGTTGACTCCATCCCGCTGATCACCGCCTCTATCCTGGCGAAGAAACTGGCAGAAGGGCTGGACGCGCTGGTGATGGACGTGAAGGTGGGCAGCGGCGCGTTTATGCCGACGTATGAACTCTCAGAGGCACTGGCCGAAGCGATCGTGGGCGTATCCAACGGTGCGGGCGTGCGCACCACCGCGCTGCTCACCGACATGAACCAGGTGCTGGCATCCAGCGCCGGTAACGCCGTCGAAGTGCGTGAAGCCGTCCAGTTCCTGACCGGTGAATACCGCAACCCGCGTCTGTTCGACGTCACCATGGCGCTGTGCGTTGAGATGTTAATCTCCGGCAAGCTGGCCAAAGACGACGCAGAAGCCCGCGCGAAACTGCAGGCGGTGCTGGACAACGGCAAAGCGGCGGACATTTTCGGCCGCATGGTTGCAGCCCAGAAAGGCCCGACCGATTTCGTCGAAAACTACGCGAAATACCTGCCAACCGCGACGCTCAGCAAAGCGGTGTATGCCGATAGCGAAGGGTTTGTCTCTGCAATGGACACCCGTGCGCTGGGTATGGCGGTGGTCTCGATGGGCGGCGGCCGTCGTCAGGCATCGGACACCATTGATTACAGCGTCGGCTTTACCGATATGGCCCGTCTGGGCGACAGCGTTGACGGTCAACGTCCGCTGGCAGTGATCCACGCGAAAGACGAAGCCAGCTGGCAGGAAGCGGCTAAAGCGGTGAAAGCGGCTATTACGCTTGACGATAAAGCGCCGGAAACCACACCGACTGTCTATCGCCGTATCACCGAATAGCGGTATACTGATCTGATCGATAATTTTTGAAGCACTACGTACGGAGAACAATTATGAAACGTGCATTTATTATGGTGCTGGACTCATTCGGCATCGGCGCAACCGAAGATGCAGAACGTTTTGGTGACGTGGGTTCCGATACCATGGGCCATATCGCGGAAGCCTGTGCAAAAGGCGAAGCGGACAACGGTCGTAAAGGCCCTCTGACTCTACCTAACCTGACCCGCCTCGGGCTGGTGAAAGCGCATGAAGGTTCTACCGGCAAAATCGCAGCCGGTATGGACGGTAACGCGGAAGTCGTGGGAGCCTACGCCTGGGCTCACGAGCTCTCCTCCGGTAAAGACACCCCGTCTGGCCACTGGGAAATCGCCGGTGTGCCGGTGCTGTTCGACTGGGGTTACTTCTCCGACCACGAGAACAGCTTCCCGCAGGAGCTGCTCGATAAGCTGGTGAAGCGTGCCAACCTGCCGGGCTACCTCGGTAACTGCCACTCTTCCGGTACCGTGATTCTGGATCAGCTCGGCGAAGAGCACATGAAAACCGGCAAGCCGATTTTCTATACCTCTGCTGACTCCGTGTTCCAGATTGCCTGCCACGAAGAGACGTTTGGCCTGGACAAACTCTACGAGCTGTGCGAAATCGCCCGTGAAGAGCTGACCGAAGGCGGCTACAACATTGGTCGCGTGATCGCGCGTCCATTTATCGGCGACAAAGCGGGTAACTTCCAGCGTACCGGTAACCGTCACGACCTGGCCGTTGAGCCACCGGCGCCAACCGTGCTGCAGAAGCTGGTTGAAGAGAAAGACGGTCACGTGGTGTCCGTGGGTAAAATCGCGGATATCTACGCCAACTGCGGCATCACTAAAAAAGTGAAAGCCACCGGTCTGGATGCGCTGTTCGATGCCACCATCAAAGAGATGAAAGAAGCGGGCGACAAGACCATTGTCTTCACCAACTTCGTGGACTTCGACTCCTCCTGGGGCCACCGTCGCGACGTCGCAGGCTATGCGGCTGGTCTTGAGCTGTTCGACCGCCGTCTGCCGGAGCTGATGGAGCTGGTGGGCGAAGATGACATTCTGATCCTGACCGCGGACCACGGCTGTGACCCAACCTGGACCGGTACCGACCACACCCGTGAGCACATTCCGGTGCTGGTGTACGGCCCGAAAGTGAAGCCGGGCTCGCTCGGTCACCGTGAAACCTTCGCGGACATCGGCCAGACCCTGGCGAAATACTTTGGTACGTCTGACATGGAATATGGCAAGGCCATGTTCTGAATCATGTTGGGTGAGGTCTGATGCCCTCACCCCTGCCCTCTCCCACAGGAAGAGGGTGAAAAGAATAAACAATGTAAAAGGAACTGAAGATGGCAACTCCTCACATTAACGCAGAAATGGGTGATTTCGCTGACGTCGTATTGATGCCGGGCGACCCGCTGCGCGCGAAGCACATTGCAGAAACCTTCCTGGAAGACGTGCGTGAAGTGAACAACGTTCGCGGCATGCTGGGCTTCACCGGTACCTATAAAGGCCGCAAAATTTCCGTTATGGGCCACGGTATGGGTATCCCATCCTGCTCTATCTATACTAAAGAGCTGATCACCGACTTCGGCGTGAAGAAAATCATCCGCGTGGGCTCCTGCGGCGCGGTGCGTATGGACGTTAAGCTGCGCGACATCGTTATCGGTATGGGGGCCTGCACCGATTCCAAAGTTAACCGCATGCGTTTCAAAGACCATGACTTCGCGGCGATTGCTGACTTCGGCATGGTGCGTGACGCGGTTGACGCGGCAAAAGCGCTGGGCGTTGAAGCGCGCGTGGGTAACATCTTCTCTGCTGACCTGTTCTATGCTCCGGACGGCGGCGAGATGTTCGACGTGATGGAAAAATACGGCATCCTGGGCGTGGAAATGGAAGCGGCGGGTATTTACGGCGTGGCGGCTGAGTTTGGTGCGAAAGCGCTGACCATCTGCACCGTGTCTGACCACATCCGTACTCACGAGCAGACCACCGCTGCCGAGCGTCAGACCACGTTCAACGACATGATCAAAATCGCGCTGGAATCTGTTCTGCTGGGCGATAAAGAGTAATTCTGTCTCTTCCCTCCCTCTCCCTGTGGGAGAGGGCATCAGACCGCACCTAGCGCACGGCCTGTGCAATCCACGCCGACAGCTCCCGCAGCTCATTTTCCTGCTCCGGGAAATCTCCGATCAACGCGTCGCATTCCTGCTGCAGCATATCCGCCCTGTACAAACAGCCCTGCAAGCGTGCCGCCAGCGCCTCTAACGGTGCCGGGTTCAGGCTATCGGTAAACACCTGCGTGCGGGTGATATGGCCTTTCTCCACGTCAAAATGCAGCTCCACGCCGCCCCAGGTAAAACGCTCGTCCAGCAGATGGGAAAACGCAGGAGCCTGACCGAAGTTCCACTCCCAGCTGCTCTGGCGGGCAAAGGTTTCGGCGAAGTTGGGCAGGTCCGGGGTTTTGTCAGGGGAGATGACTTCTGCTTCCACGCGCTCGCCGTAATGTTCAAAGAACGCGTCACGGATGGCATCGCAAATCTGCTCGTGCGTAATTCCCGGCAGCAGTTCCACCAGATTTGCCACGCGACCGCGTACGGAGGTAATTCCTTTGGCCTGGAGCTTTTTCTTATCCGGATTCAGGTAGTTCGCCAGACGGCTCAGGTCAGCGTTCAGCAACAGGGTGCCGTGGTGGAAGCCGCGATCCATCGTTTCGCGATAGGCGGAGCCGGAGACCTTCCGGTCGCCCTCGGGGGTTTTCACCACCAGATCGTTTCGCCCGGACGCTTCCGCCGTCACGCCGAGTGAATTGAGCGCGTTGAGGACGATGGACGTTGAGATGGTTTTATCGTATTCCGGTTTGCCCGCCATAAAGGTAAAGCAGGTATTGCCCAGATCGTGAAACACCGCGCCGCCGCCGCTGCTGCGGCGCGCGAGACGGACGTTGTCCTCTTCCATGCGCCGCGTATTGCACTCTTTCCACGGGTTTTGCGCGCGGCCGATGACCACCGTATCGGCGTTACGCCAGAGAAACAGTACGCGCTGGGTGGCGGGCATCTGGCGGAAGATGCACTCTTCTACCGCGAGATTAAACCAGGGATCGTAAGAGTCAGAGATGAGCAGGCGTAACGTCGTCATGGCAAAGTTCCTTTTCCGAATCGTTCGCCTACTTTATCACTAATCTTTCTTCTCGCTCTCTTCGTCTTCGGGGACGGATTTGCTGGCGGTCAGCAGGAACGGGGATTGCTGCCAGCGCGAGCGCTTGCCGCGAAGCAGGGTGCGCGCCAGCACAACGCCGATGGCGAGCGAAAGCAGCAGCATCAGGCGCAGAATATTGGTGGTATTATCGACCTGTTTGGCTTCAGTAGGCAGGGTGTGGGTATCGAGGGTCAGGCGCAGATAGCCCAGCGGGCCATTCTTCCCCTGAATTGGTTCGACAATCTGCTGGTTAAAGTAGCCCC from Enterobacter dykesii encodes the following:
- a CDS encoding YjjW family glycine radical enzyme activase, whose protein sequence is MNSRCALVSQVIPFSCVDGPGSRLALFLQGCNLRCKTCHNPWTIGRCNDCGDCVPHCPHDALTIQAGRVWWQESDCQQCDTCLQLCQQQATPMAHRFSVEEILTQVRKSAPFIEGITVSGGEATTQLPFLIALFTAIKADPALRHLTCLVDSNGLLSETGWQKLLPVLDGAMLDLKAWGNAHHRFLTGRENPQIKQSIRWLADRHRLTELRLLVIPEQCDYLEHLKPLTTFIHGLGNVPVRINAFHAHGVYGEAASWRSATPEDVEPLARALEKQKITVIRPALYL
- a CDS encoding YjjI family glycine radical enzyme — encoded protein: MPHSSPDALQQRCQQIVTSPALTPEQKRHFLALEAENNLPYPAPSEAARAALDEGFICDMFEGHAPYKPRYVLPDYAKFLANGSAWLELEGAKDLDDALSLLTILYHHVPSVTSMPVYLGQLDAILTPYVRILTQEEIDSRVKRFWRYLDRTLPDAFMHANIGPADGPITRAILRADAELKQVAPNLTFIYDPEITPDDLLLEVAKNICECSKPHISNGPVNDKIFTKGRYGVVSCYNSLPLAGGGSTLVRLNLKAIAERSASIDDFFTRTLPHYCQQQMAIIDARCGFLYEQSGFFENSFLVKEGLIDADRFVPMFGMYGLAEAVNALCEKAGIAGRYGKDAQANALGYRISEQLAAFVENTPVKYGWKQRAMLHAQSGISSDSGTTPGARLPYGDEPDPISHLLAVAPHHKHYSSGISDILTLDETVKRNPQAVVQLCLGAFRAGMREFTANVAGNDLVRVTGYMVRLSDLEKYREAGSRTNTTWLGEEAARNTRILERQPRVISHEQQMRFS
- the deoC gene encoding deoxyribose-phosphate aldolase, whose amino-acid sequence is MTDLTASSLRALKLMDLTTLNDDDTNEKVIALCHQAKTPVGNTAAVCIYPRFIPIARKSLKEQGTPDVRIATVTNFPHGNDDIEIALAETRAAIAYGADEVDVVFPYRALIAGNEQVGFDLVKACKDACAAANVLLKVIIETGELKEEALIRKASEISIKAGADFIKTSTGKVPVNATPESARIMMEVIRDMGVSKTVGFKPAGGVRTAEDAQQFLAIADELFGADWADSRHYRFGASSLLASLLKALGHGDGKSASSY
- the deoA gene encoding thymidine phosphorylase is translated as MFLAQEIIRKKRDGHALSDEEIRFFINGIRDNTVSEGQIAALAMTIFFHDMSMPERVSLTMAMRDSGTVLDWKSLNLNGPIVDKHSTGGVGDVTSLMLGPMVAACGGYIPMISGRGLGHTGGTLDKLEAIPGFDIFPDDNRFRDIIKDVGVAIIGQTSSLAPADKRFYATRDITATVDSIPLITASILAKKLAEGLDALVMDVKVGSGAFMPTYELSEALAEAIVGVSNGAGVRTTALLTDMNQVLASSAGNAVEVREAVQFLTGEYRNPRLFDVTMALCVEMLISGKLAKDDAEARAKLQAVLDNGKAADIFGRMVAAQKGPTDFVENYAKYLPTATLSKAVYADSEGFVSAMDTRALGMAVVSMGGGRRQASDTIDYSVGFTDMARLGDSVDGQRPLAVIHAKDEASWQEAAKAVKAAITLDDKAPETTPTVYRRITE
- the deoB gene encoding phosphopentomutase, with the protein product MKRAFIMVLDSFGIGATEDAERFGDVGSDTMGHIAEACAKGEADNGRKGPLTLPNLTRLGLVKAHEGSTGKIAAGMDGNAEVVGAYAWAHELSSGKDTPSGHWEIAGVPVLFDWGYFSDHENSFPQELLDKLVKRANLPGYLGNCHSSGTVILDQLGEEHMKTGKPIFYTSADSVFQIACHEETFGLDKLYELCEIAREELTEGGYNIGRVIARPFIGDKAGNFQRTGNRHDLAVEPPAPTVLQKLVEEKDGHVVSVGKIADIYANCGITKKVKATGLDALFDATIKEMKEAGDKTIVFTNFVDFDSSWGHRRDVAGYAAGLELFDRRLPELMELVGEDDILILTADHGCDPTWTGTDHTREHIPVLVYGPKVKPGSLGHRETFADIGQTLAKYFGTSDMEYGKAMF
- the deoD gene encoding purine-nucleoside phosphorylase → MATPHINAEMGDFADVVLMPGDPLRAKHIAETFLEDVREVNNVRGMLGFTGTYKGRKISVMGHGMGIPSCSIYTKELITDFGVKKIIRVGSCGAVRMDVKLRDIVIGMGACTDSKVNRMRFKDHDFAAIADFGMVRDAVDAAKALGVEARVGNIFSADLFYAPDGGEMFDVMEKYGILGVEMEAAGIYGVAAEFGAKALTICTVSDHIRTHEQTTAAERQTTFNDMIKIALESVLLGDKE
- the lplA gene encoding lipoate--protein ligase LplA; amino-acid sequence: MTTLRLLISDSYDPWFNLAVEECIFRQMPATQRVLFLWRNADTVVIGRAQNPWKECNTRRMEEDNVRLARRSSGGGAVFHDLGNTCFTFMAGKPEYDKTISTSIVLNALNSLGVTAEASGRNDLVVKTPEGDRKVSGSAYRETMDRGFHHGTLLLNADLSRLANYLNPDKKKLQAKGITSVRGRVANLVELLPGITHEQICDAIRDAFFEHYGERVEAEVISPDKTPDLPNFAETFARQSSWEWNFGQAPAFSHLLDERFTWGGVELHFDVEKGHITRTQVFTDSLNPAPLEALAARLQGCLYRADMLQQECDALIGDFPEQENELRELSAWIAQAVR